From Pontibacter actiniarum, a single genomic window includes:
- a CDS encoding histidine phosphatase family protein encodes MEKLLLTTLICTFLGVLPAAAQTQLSGHEVIENISGKYQELNAEAAYVTAAGAPVAQATRFIEPEDQVVKDYGKLRQIALVRHGEPDLVKTGKFSHEQAQRYIAAYDSVGIVVPEKPFFQVQQGEDVKVFVSPLNRARATAEYLFGTDSDMTFSADFREFERSIGKRALKLRLPIKVWTAVARVKWLLGLDKSGVESFAAAKNRARKAAKTLADASEDNSKVVLVAHGFLNRYIQQDLEEMGWRVVRDGGTDYFATTILVKVEEKSTPVDSQLALNNN; translated from the coding sequence ATGGAGAAACTGCTATTGACAACCCTGATTTGCACCTTTTTGGGTGTGCTGCCGGCCGCTGCTCAAACACAACTGTCCGGGCACGAGGTCATCGAAAATATCTCAGGAAAATACCAGGAGCTAAACGCCGAGGCCGCCTACGTGACGGCTGCAGGCGCGCCAGTGGCCCAAGCGACGCGTTTTATTGAGCCGGAAGACCAGGTAGTGAAAGACTACGGAAAGCTGCGGCAGATTGCACTTGTCCGGCACGGTGAGCCCGACCTCGTCAAGACAGGCAAGTTTTCCCATGAGCAGGCCCAGCGCTACATCGCGGCCTATGATTCAGTAGGCATTGTGGTTCCCGAAAAGCCTTTCTTTCAAGTGCAGCAGGGGGAGGATGTGAAAGTCTTCGTAAGTCCGCTGAACAGGGCCCGCGCCACGGCCGAGTACCTCTTTGGCACGGACAGCGACATGACTTTCTCCGCGGACTTCCGTGAGTTTGAGCGGAGTATTGGCAAGCGTGCGCTAAAGCTGCGTTTGCCCATTAAAGTATGGACGGCTGTTGCCCGCGTAAAGTGGCTGCTGGGGCTCGACAAGAGCGGCGTGGAGAGCTTTGCAGCGGCTAAGAACAGGGCCAGGAAAGCGGCCAAAACTTTGGCCGATGCAAGTGAGGACAACTCCAAAGTAGTACTGGTGGCACACGGTTTTCTGAACCGCTACATTCAGCAGGACCTGGAGGAGATGGGCTGGCGCGTTGTGCGCGATGGCGGCACCGACTACTTTGCCACTACCATTTTAGTGAAGGTAGAGGAGAAAAGTACCCCGGTTGACAGCCAGCTGGCGCTAAATAATAACTGA
- a CDS encoding response regulator — translation MNHVERVLVIDDDPTSIFLTTRILKSMGIGEQTQTARNGLEGLELFKEAVAQNRVPQLVLLDLKMPVMDGFGFLAELEKLGSESLAQAKVVLLSSSQNPWEMEKAKKYVAAAFCHKPLTKEKLQRVLDTAR, via the coding sequence ATGAATCACGTAGAGAGAGTACTCGTTATTGACGACGACCCAACCAGCATTTTCCTGACCACGCGGATACTGAAAAGCATGGGTATAGGAGAGCAGACCCAGACGGCCAGGAACGGGCTGGAGGGGCTGGAGCTCTTTAAGGAGGCTGTTGCACAGAACCGGGTTCCGCAGCTTGTCCTGCTCGACCTCAAAATGCCGGTCATGGACGGCTTTGGCTTCCTGGCCGAGCTGGAGAAGCTCGGCAGCGAAAGCCTGGCGCAGGCGAAGGTGGTGCTGCTGAGCAGCTCTCAGAACCCGTGGGAAATGGAGAAGGCAAAGAAGTATGTGGCGGCGGCGTTTTGCCATAAGCCACTGACGAAGGAAAAGCTGCAGCGAGTCCTGGATACCGCCCGGTAA
- a CDS encoding ABC-F family ATP-binding cassette domain-containing protein, producing MISVDGVTVEFNGSALFSNISFNINENDRIALMGKNGAGKSTLLKTIAGVNKPTRGKISAPKDAVIAYLPQHLLTEDKCTVFEEASKAFSRILDMKAQMDELNAQLETRTDYDSDDYYKLIEQVSELGEKYYSIEEINFDAEVEKTLLGLGFLRADFTRPTSEFSGGWRMRIELAKILLQKPDLILLDEPTNHMDIESIQWLEDFLVNNAKAVIVISHDKTFVDNITNRTIEVTMGRIYDYKVNYTQYLQLRKERREQQQKQYDDQQKEIAEIQTFIDRFKGTYSKTLQVQSRVKMLEKMEIVEVDEVDTSALNVKFPPAPRSGNYPVIVEDLTKKYGDHTVFADASLTIERGEKIAFVGKNGEGKSTLVKAIMGELDYDGKLQLGHNCMIGYFAQNQASLLDEDLTVFQTIDQIAVGDVRTKIKDLLGAFMFSGDTVEKKVKVLSGGEKTRLAMIKLLLQPVNLLILDEPTNHLDLKTKDILKDALKAFDGTLILVSHDRDFLDGLATKVFEFGNKRIKEHFEDINGFLRNKKMENLREIERSVAK from the coding sequence ATGATTTCAGTAGACGGTGTAACGGTTGAGTTCAACGGCTCAGCCCTTTTCAGCAATATCTCATTCAACATCAACGAGAACGATCGCATTGCCCTCATGGGGAAGAACGGCGCAGGTAAATCGACGCTGCTCAAAACCATTGCGGGGGTAAACAAGCCCACGCGCGGTAAAATATCGGCGCCCAAGGATGCCGTGATCGCCTACCTGCCGCAGCACTTGCTAACAGAGGACAAATGCACCGTGTTTGAGGAAGCCTCCAAGGCCTTTTCCAGAATACTGGACATGAAGGCGCAAATGGACGAACTAAACGCACAGCTGGAGACCCGCACCGACTACGATTCTGATGACTACTACAAATTGATTGAGCAGGTCTCGGAGCTTGGGGAGAAGTACTATTCCATCGAGGAAATAAACTTTGACGCCGAGGTGGAGAAAACGCTGCTGGGCCTGGGCTTCCTGCGCGCTGATTTCACCCGGCCCACGAGCGAGTTCAGCGGCGGCTGGCGCATGCGTATCGAGCTGGCCAAGATCCTGCTGCAGAAGCCGGACCTGATCCTGCTCGACGAGCCGACCAACCACATGGACATTGAGTCCATCCAGTGGCTAGAGGACTTCCTGGTGAACAACGCCAAGGCGGTGATCGTGATCTCGCACGACAAAACCTTTGTGGACAACATCACCAACCGCACCATAGAGGTTACGATGGGCCGCATCTACGACTACAAAGTTAACTACACCCAATACCTGCAGCTGCGCAAAGAGCGCCGCGAGCAGCAGCAGAAGCAGTACGATGACCAGCAGAAGGAAATTGCCGAGATTCAGACGTTCATCGACCGCTTTAAAGGGACTTACTCCAAGACGCTGCAGGTGCAGTCGCGGGTAAAGATGCTGGAGAAAATGGAGATTGTGGAGGTGGATGAGGTGGATACCTCTGCCCTGAACGTGAAGTTCCCGCCGGCCCCGCGCTCCGGAAACTACCCGGTGATCGTCGAGGACCTTACCAAGAAGTACGGCGACCACACCGTGTTTGCGGATGCCTCGCTGACGATTGAGCGCGGAGAGAAAATTGCCTTTGTCGGGAAAAACGGTGAAGGAAAGTCTACCCTCGTGAAAGCCATTATGGGGGAGCTGGACTATGACGGCAAGCTTCAGTTGGGCCACAACTGCATGATCGGCTACTTCGCCCAGAACCAGGCCTCCCTGCTCGACGAGGACCTGACGGTGTTCCAGACGATTGATCAGATAGCCGTTGGCGACGTGCGCACGAAGATCAAAGACCTGCTGGGCGCTTTCATGTTCAGTGGAGATACCGTGGAGAAGAAGGTGAAGGTATTGTCCGGGGGGGAGAAAACGCGCCTGGCGATGATCAAACTGCTGCTGCAGCCTGTCAACCTCCTGATCCTCGACGAACCGACCAACCACCTGGACCTCAAGACCAAGGACATCCTGAAAGATGCGCTCAAGGCTTTCGACGGAACACTGATCCTGGTGTCGCACGACCGGGACTTCCTGGACGGGTTGGCCACGAAGGTGTTTGAGTTTGGCAACAAGCGCATTAAGGAGCACTTCGAGGATATTAACGGCTTCCTGCGCAATAAGAAAATGGAGAACCTGCGCGAAATAGAGCGAAGCGTGGCAAAGTAA
- a CDS encoding aminotransferase class IV, translating into MPSQTNNFAYVRGEILPLDNAFLHVSDLAIQRGYGVFDYVKVSQGHPLFLEDYLERFHASARMLHMAVPLSDKALRDVVYELIERNDMGVSGVKMILTGGYSGNGYDPAEPSLVMLQQPLSLPGQEMLARGIKIITHAYVREIPQAKTINYTMGIRLIEEIRSKGASDVLYQQNGVVTEFPRCNFFIVAQDGTVVTPDSNVLLGVTRKNVLALAAKKYKVVERAVTLEDVYQAKEAFLTSTTKRILPVVQVDEKTIADGKPGPVAHALLADLIQLEEEYCRQQVVR; encoded by the coding sequence ATGCCATCACAGACTAATAATTTTGCTTATGTCCGCGGGGAAATCCTGCCGCTGGACAACGCCTTCCTGCACGTGAGCGACCTTGCCATCCAGAGAGGCTACGGCGTGTTCGACTATGTTAAAGTGTCGCAGGGGCACCCGCTCTTCCTGGAGGATTATCTGGAGCGCTTCCATGCGTCGGCACGCATGCTGCACATGGCCGTGCCGCTGTCTGATAAGGCCTTGCGCGATGTGGTTTACGAACTGATCGAACGCAACGACATGGGCGTGTCGGGGGTGAAAATGATCCTGACGGGTGGCTACTCCGGCAACGGGTACGACCCTGCCGAGCCGAGCCTGGTTATGCTGCAGCAGCCCCTTTCGCTGCCGGGGCAGGAGATGCTTGCGCGCGGCATAAAGATCATCACGCACGCGTATGTGCGGGAGATACCGCAGGCCAAGACGATTAACTACACCATGGGTATCCGCCTGATCGAAGAGATCAGAAGCAAGGGGGCCAGCGACGTGCTTTACCAGCAGAACGGGGTTGTGACGGAGTTCCCGCGCTGCAATTTCTTTATTGTGGCGCAGGATGGCACCGTTGTAACGCCAGATTCAAATGTGCTGCTTGGCGTAACCAGGAAAAATGTGCTGGCACTTGCCGCCAAAAAGTACAAGGTAGTTGAGCGGGCCGTGACGCTGGAAGATGTATACCAGGCAAAGGAGGCCTTCCTGACCAGTACCACAAAGCGGATTCTACCCGTGGTGCAGGTGGATGAAAAGACCATAGCCGACGGTAAGCCCGGCCCGGTGGCGCACGCGCTGCTGGCGGATTTAATCCAGCTGGAGGAGGAATACTGCCGGCAGCAGGTGGTGCGCTAA
- a CDS encoding DsbA family oxidoreductase → MSKQSIKIDIVSDINCPWCYVGEQRLKKAVAATEAKYSFDISFKPYELNANLPQEGQDRVEYFKKAYGPNIVSQLDAMNERMTNAGAEEGIEFRFDKLTKVNNTFNGHRLIWLAGENGVQEKVANALFYSHFTEGNNMNDTELLKQIGLDNGIPAEKLEGFFESEAGKAEVREMEQWAQDAGITGVPAFIINDKYLVSGAQPAEAFLNVFAQVAPQLEEIKGEGNSCGIDGCC, encoded by the coding sequence ATGAGCAAACAAAGTATAAAAATAGACATCGTTTCTGATATTAACTGCCCTTGGTGCTACGTGGGGGAGCAGCGCCTGAAAAAGGCCGTTGCCGCCACGGAGGCCAAGTATAGCTTTGATATCAGCTTTAAACCCTACGAGCTGAATGCCAACCTCCCGCAGGAGGGCCAGGACAGAGTGGAGTACTTTAAAAAGGCCTACGGCCCTAACATCGTCTCGCAGCTAGACGCCATGAATGAACGCATGACGAACGCGGGCGCCGAAGAAGGCATCGAATTTCGTTTTGATAAGCTAACGAAGGTGAACAACACGTTTAACGGGCACAGGCTGATTTGGCTGGCTGGCGAAAACGGTGTGCAGGAAAAAGTGGCCAACGCCCTTTTCTACAGCCACTTCACCGAGGGCAACAACATGAACGACACTGAGCTGCTGAAGCAAATAGGCCTCGACAATGGCATACCGGCCGAAAAGCTGGAAGGCTTTTTTGAAAGTGAGGCAGGCAAGGCAGAGGTGCGTGAGATGGAGCAGTGGGCGCAGGATGCAGGCATCACAGGCGTACCCGCCTTCATCATTAACGACAAGTACCTGGTAAGTGGCGCACAGCCTGCCGAGGCTTTCCTGAACGTGTTCGCGCAGGTGGCACCGCAGCTAGAGGAAATCAAGGGAGAAGGCAACAGCTGCGGCATAGACGGCTGCTGCTAA
- a CDS encoding 2-hydroxyacid dehydrogenase, with protein sequence MHVTFFSTKVYDRQFFEAANASAGHTFKFLESPLHAHTVTLAEGSKAVCVFVNDVVNESVLQGLRKAGTELVALRCAGFNNVDIKAATALGIKVVRVPAYSPYSVAEHTVALILTLNRKTHRAYNRVKEGNFSLNGLMGFDLHGRTVGLIGLGKIGLVTAQILTGFGCRVLGHDLRESEEAAAIGVAFTDLDTLYAKSDIISLHCPLTPQTYHLVNEEAIAKMKDGVMLINTSRGAIVDTKAVIKGLKSEKIKYLGLDVYEEEADLFFEDLSNKVIQDDVFMRLLSFNNVLITGHQGFFTTDALQRIAQVTLQNISDFEQGRPLANDVTL encoded by the coding sequence ATGCACGTCACTTTCTTCAGCACAAAAGTATACGACCGGCAGTTCTTTGAGGCGGCGAACGCCAGCGCCGGCCATACCTTCAAGTTCCTGGAGTCGCCGTTGCACGCGCATACCGTTACGCTGGCAGAAGGGAGCAAGGCGGTCTGTGTTTTTGTGAACGATGTGGTAAATGAGAGTGTCCTGCAGGGGCTACGCAAGGCAGGCACAGAACTGGTCGCCCTGCGCTGCGCCGGGTTCAACAACGTGGATATAAAAGCCGCCACAGCACTGGGCATAAAGGTCGTGCGGGTGCCGGCGTATTCCCCTTACTCCGTAGCCGAGCATACCGTAGCGCTTATCCTTACGCTCAACCGCAAAACGCACCGTGCCTATAACCGGGTAAAAGAAGGCAATTTCTCATTGAACGGCCTGATGGGCTTTGACCTCCACGGCAGAACCGTCGGTTTGATCGGCCTGGGAAAAATAGGCTTGGTAACAGCACAGATTCTGACTGGCTTCGGCTGCCGGGTGCTTGGCCATGACCTTCGCGAAAGTGAAGAGGCTGCGGCCATCGGGGTGGCGTTTACAGACCTGGATACCCTTTACGCGAAGTCCGACATTATTTCGCTGCACTGCCCGCTCACCCCGCAAACGTACCACCTGGTAAACGAGGAGGCGATCGCAAAAATGAAGGACGGCGTCATGCTGATCAACACGAGCCGCGGCGCCATAGTTGATACAAAAGCGGTGATAAAGGGGCTGAAAAGCGAAAAGATCAAGTACCTGGGCCTGGATGTGTACGAGGAGGAGGCGGACCTGTTCTTTGAAGACCTTTCCAACAAAGTCATTCAGGACGATGTGTTTATGCGCCTGCTCTCCTTTAACAACGTGCTGATAACAGGCCACCAGGGGTTCTTTACCACCGATGCGCTGCAACGCATTGCACAGGTAACGCTGCAGAACATTTCCGACTTTGAGCAGGGGAGGCCGCTGGCAAACGACGTAACGCTCTGA
- a CDS encoding AMP-dependent synthetase/ligase, which translates to MEQPKRLFDCLAYQLEHFPLDDMLSAKEHGHWKKYSTSDVQDHVLRISASLLAQGISNGDGTTEGRDKVAILSQNCPEWMMVDMAIQQIGAVSVPVYPTINNSELQFILSDAAVKLIFVGDDTLYRKVLSIQDALPDLQAIYAFKPVAGAPHWTALLADTTPEVAQRVQQLSHSVAETDLATILYTSGTTGTPKGVMLSHRNIISNVFGSADIIQEIGVRGKRAISFLPLNHAFERMATYCFFYSGVSVYYAESMEKIAENLREVKPTLFTTVPRLLEKVYEGILAKGGELTGIKKRLFFWALRLAEQYEINQPQGPSYKVQLALADRLIFSKWREALGGEVKAIITGAAACQVRLLKVFTAAGIVIQEGYGLTEASPIISGNRYSEKNRMFGTVGPLLKDVEVRLAPDGEILCKGPNVMMGYYKRPDLTAEVMEGDWLRTGDIGTMLEDRFLKITDRKKELFKTSGGKYVAPQPIENKMVESHWIEQIMVVGELQKYVGALIVPAFQALKEWYAKQGQPYPGDQAVIKDKQAWALINDAVAQYNEYFNHVEQVKKFVLLPYNWSIEGGELTPTLKLKRKVIQEKYKDLISLIYTKELA; encoded by the coding sequence ATGGAACAGCCGAAGCGCCTCTTCGATTGCCTGGCTTATCAGCTAGAGCATTTCCCGCTGGACGACATGCTCAGTGCCAAGGAGCATGGCCACTGGAAAAAGTACAGCACCAGCGACGTGCAGGACCATGTGCTCCGGATCAGTGCTTCGCTGCTTGCGCAGGGCATCTCCAACGGAGACGGCACCACCGAAGGCCGTGACAAAGTCGCCATACTGAGCCAGAACTGCCCTGAGTGGATGATGGTAGACATGGCCATCCAGCAGATCGGGGCTGTTTCGGTGCCTGTTTACCCCACTATCAACAACAGCGAGCTCCAGTTTATACTTTCGGATGCCGCCGTTAAGCTGATCTTTGTGGGGGATGATACCCTTTACCGGAAAGTGCTCAGCATACAGGACGCCCTACCTGACCTTCAGGCAATATATGCCTTTAAGCCTGTAGCCGGTGCCCCGCACTGGACAGCGCTGCTTGCCGACACGACACCGGAAGTTGCGCAGCGCGTGCAGCAGCTAAGCCACTCGGTAGCCGAAACGGACCTGGCAACGATCCTGTACACCTCCGGCACCACAGGTACGCCGAAAGGCGTGATGCTTTCCCACCGCAACATTATCAGCAACGTGTTCGGCAGCGCAGACATCATTCAGGAGATTGGGGTGCGCGGGAAAAGAGCGATCAGCTTCTTGCCCCTGAACCACGCCTTTGAGCGCATGGCCACCTATTGCTTTTTCTACAGCGGTGTGTCCGTGTACTATGCCGAAAGTATGGAAAAGATCGCGGAGAACCTGCGGGAGGTAAAGCCGACGCTTTTCACTACTGTTCCGCGGCTGCTGGAGAAGGTGTACGAAGGCATTCTGGCCAAGGGGGGCGAGCTGACGGGCATTAAGAAGCGCCTGTTTTTCTGGGCGCTCCGCCTGGCCGAGCAGTACGAGATTAACCAGCCGCAAGGCCCCAGCTATAAAGTACAGCTGGCCCTGGCCGACAGGCTGATCTTTAGCAAGTGGCGCGAAGCCCTGGGAGGCGAGGTAAAGGCAATCATTACCGGCGCGGCAGCCTGCCAGGTGCGGCTGCTAAAAGTCTTTACGGCGGCCGGAATCGTGATACAGGAGGGCTATGGCTTAACCGAGGCCTCCCCTATCATCAGCGGCAACCGCTACAGCGAAAAGAACCGCATGTTCGGCACAGTGGGCCCGCTGCTAAAGGATGTGGAGGTACGCCTGGCACCAGACGGGGAGATTCTTTGCAAGGGGCCAAACGTGATGATGGGCTACTACAAGCGCCCTGACCTGACGGCAGAGGTAATGGAGGGAGACTGGCTGCGCACCGGCGACATCGGCACGATGCTGGAAGACAGGTTCCTGAAAATAACCGACCGCAAAAAAGAGCTCTTTAAAACCAGCGGCGGCAAGTACGTGGCGCCCCAGCCCATTGAAAACAAAATGGTGGAAAGCCATTGGATAGAGCAGATTATGGTGGTGGGCGAGTTGCAGAAATACGTGGGGGCCCTCATTGTCCCTGCTTTCCAGGCGCTAAAAGAGTGGTACGCCAAGCAGGGCCAGCCCTACCCCGGCGACCAGGCGGTTATAAAGGACAAACAGGCTTGGGCCCTGATCAACGACGCCGTGGCCCAGTATAACGAGTACTTTAACCATGTAGAGCAGGTTAAGAAATTTGTACTGCTGCCTTACAACTGGTCGATAGAGGGAGGCGAGCTAACCCCAACCCTCAAGCTGAAGCGAAAGGTAATTCAGGAAAAATATAAAGACCTGATCAGCCTGATTTACACGAAAGAGCTCGCCTAA
- a CDS encoding P1 family peptidase, with product MQQALQVKPLLLLLLMIGVTTQAWAQQKRKRAREYGIVVGVLPTGKHNAITDVAGVRVGHTTLVREDSVRTGVTAILPHEGNVFQEKVPAAVYVGNGFGKLAGSTQVVELGNLETPVILTNTLSVGTALNAVVGYELQQPDNEEVQSVNAVVGETNDGYLNDIRGRHVTEADVVQAIQQAKGGAVDEGNVGAGTGTVCFGFKGGIGTSSRQLPGSLGGYTVGVLVQTNFGGVLQVNGAPVGQELGQYYFSQKIKDSADGSCMIVVATDAPVDARNLERMAKRAMMGLAKTGGIASNGSGDYVIAFSAHPELRIPYTSPGKTQANNTLRNDDMSPLFMAVIEATEEAIINSLFKAETMTGKEQRTVEALPLAKVLKILKKHNAITD from the coding sequence ATGCAGCAAGCACTACAGGTAAAACCACTTCTTCTTCTGCTATTGATGATAGGAGTAACCACACAGGCCTGGGCCCAGCAAAAGCGCAAGCGGGCCCGGGAGTACGGCATCGTGGTCGGGGTGCTCCCGACAGGCAAGCATAATGCTATCACCGATGTGGCAGGCGTCCGTGTCGGGCATACCACCCTTGTTCGGGAAGACAGTGTGCGCACGGGCGTTACCGCGATCCTGCCGCACGAAGGCAATGTGTTTCAGGAGAAGGTGCCTGCCGCGGTGTACGTAGGCAACGGTTTCGGGAAGCTGGCCGGAAGCACGCAGGTGGTGGAGTTGGGCAACCTGGAGACGCCGGTGATACTAACCAACACGCTGAGCGTGGGCACGGCCCTGAACGCAGTGGTCGGCTACGAGCTGCAGCAGCCGGATAATGAGGAGGTGCAGTCGGTGAATGCGGTGGTGGGGGAGACGAACGACGGCTACCTGAATGATATCCGGGGCAGGCATGTGACGGAGGCGGACGTAGTGCAGGCGATACAGCAGGCAAAAGGCGGTGCCGTGGACGAGGGCAATGTGGGGGCAGGTACCGGAACGGTTTGCTTTGGCTTTAAGGGCGGCATCGGCACCTCCTCGCGGCAGCTGCCCGGGAGCCTGGGCGGCTATACGGTGGGGGTGCTGGTGCAGACGAACTTCGGCGGTGTGCTGCAGGTAAACGGGGCACCCGTGGGGCAGGAGCTGGGGCAGTATTATTTCAGCCAGAAGATAAAAGACAGTGCCGACGGCTCCTGTATGATCGTAGTGGCCACAGATGCCCCCGTAGATGCCCGAAACCTCGAACGGATGGCCAAGCGCGCCATGATGGGCCTGGCAAAAACCGGCGGGATCGCCTCTAACGGAAGCGGAGACTACGTCATCGCTTTTTCAGCGCACCCGGAGCTGCGTATCCCCTATACTTCACCAGGTAAAACGCAGGCAAACAATACCTTGCGCAACGATGACATGTCGCCTTTGTTCATGGCTGTTATCGAGGCCACGGAAGAAGCGATCATCAACTCCCTGTTTAAAGCAGAAACCATGACGGGCAAGGAGCAAAGAACGGTGGAGGCCCTGCCGCTAGCGAAAGTCCTAAAGATCCTGAAGAAACACAATGCCATCACAGACTAA
- a CDS encoding antibiotic biosynthesis monooxygenase family protein yields the protein MITRHWTGQVKPAEAENYLHYLREELFPKLRQLKGYLGASVQRREAAGATEFLVISSWQSMEDISRFAGEKAAVAVVSEKAQRMMVSFEKEVRHYEVAYAE from the coding sequence ATGATTACACGACACTGGACGGGGCAGGTAAAGCCGGCGGAAGCAGAAAACTACCTGCATTACCTGCGGGAAGAGCTGTTTCCAAAGCTTCGGCAGTTAAAAGGCTACCTGGGTGCTTCTGTGCAACGCAGAGAGGCAGCTGGCGCAACCGAGTTTCTGGTTATCTCCAGCTGGCAGTCGATGGAGGATATTAGCCGGTTTGCCGGTGAGAAGGCAGCAGTAGCCGTTGTATCAGAAAAGGCGCAGCGCATGATGGTTAGCTTTGAGAAAGAAGTACGCCACTATGAGGTTGCCTACGCCGAGTAA